The following are from one region of the Primulina eburnea isolate SZY01 chromosome 17, ASM2296580v1, whole genome shotgun sequence genome:
- the LOC140818434 gene encoding PTI1-like tyrosine-protein kinase At3g15890: MGSSLSCCDSEKVEEGLTFSGGNCNTWRIFTYKELHSATNGFCEDYKLGEGGFGSVYWGKASDGLQIAVKKLKSMNSKAEMEFAVEVEVLGRVRHKNLLGLRGYCAGNDQRLIVYDYMPNLSLLSHLHGQFAGEVQLDWKKRMKIALGSAEGLLYLHHEVTPHIIHRDIKASNVLLDSNFDPLVADFGFAKLIPEGVSHMTTRVKGTLGYLAPEYAMWGKVSESCDVYSFGILLLEMVTGRKPIEKLPGGIKRTITEWSEPFISRGRFRDLVDPKLRGNFDENQLIRTVNVAALCVQTEAEKRPNMKEVVSLLKGQEPNPKGSNAKIKSFRYGEDLMDLDQASDNEHNGYEDEIGVYGVFGDLETQKMKDSYNRRSYGKKI, encoded by the exons ATGGGTTCATCCCTGAGTTGCTGTGATTCCGAAAAAGTTGAGGAAGG GCTAACATTCAGTGGAGGAAATTGCAATACATGGAGAATTTTCACGTACAAGGAGCTGCATTCTGCTACAAATGGTTTCTGTGAAGATTACAAGCTCGGAGAAGGAGGCTTTGGGAGTGTGTATTGGGGCAAAGCATCAGATGGACTTCAA ATAGCGGTCAAGAAACTGAAGTCTATGAACTCGAAAGCCGAAATGGAATTCGCCGTGGAAGTTGAGGTACTTGGAAGGGTGAGACACAAGAATCTGTTAGGTCTTAGAGGCTACTGTGCCGGGAACGATCAACGTCTCATCGTATATGACTACATGCCGAATCTCAGCTTGCTCTCTCATTTACATGGTCAGTTTGCTGGAGAAGTTCAGCTTGATTGGAAGAAGAGAATGAAAATTGCACTTGGATCTGCTGAAGGCTTGTT GTACTTGCACCATGAGGTGACACCCCATATCATTCACAGAGACATCAAGGCTAGCAATGTGCTGTTGGACTCCAATTTTGATCCATTAGTGGCGGATTTCGGGTTCGCCAAGCTGATCCCGGAGGGCGTTAGTCACATGACTACACGAGTAAAAGGCACGTTAGGATACCTCGCGCCTGAGTATGCGATGTGGGGAAAGGTTTCCGAGAGTTGTGATGTCTACAGCTTTGGAATTCTGCTGCTAGAGATGGTCACCGGAAGAAAGCCTATTGAGAAGCTTCCCGGTGGCATTAAACGGACCATCACGGAATGGTCGGAGCCATTCATATCTAGAGGGAGGTTCAGAGATCTCGTAGATCCTAAGCTACGGGGGAATTTCGACGAAAATCAGTTGATAAGGACGGTAAATGTCGCTGCATTGTGTGTTCAAACTGAGGCAGAGAAAAGGCCTAACATGAAGGAAGTGGTAAGCCTTCTTAAAGGGCAGGAACCAAATCCCAAGGGATCGAATGCGAAGATCAAAAGTTTTCGGTACGGTGAAGATTTGATGGATCTTGATCAAGCTAGTGACAATGAACATAATGGCTACGAAGACGAGATCGGCGTATACGGCGTGTTCGGTGACTTGGAGACGCAGAAGATGAAGGATAGTTATAACAGAAGAAGttatggaaaaaaaatataa